The following proteins are encoded in a genomic region of Comamonas resistens:
- the mnmE gene encoding tRNA uridine-5-carboxymethylaminomethyl(34) synthesis GTPase MnmE, with amino-acid sequence MLPRHNDPIAAIATAPGRGAVGIVRVSGKGIAALVRRLCGKDLKPREATYLPFKDAAGSPIDHGLAIYFPGPNSYTGEDVLELQAHGGPVVLQLLLARCLEAAQTLDAHGTPTLAGLRLAQPGEFTERAFLNDKIDLAQAEAIADLIDASTEAAARSASRSLSGAFSQEIQVLREALVHLRMLVEATLDFPEEEIDFLQKADAFGQLERLQAQVATVLGKAHQGALLREGIKVVIAGQPNAGKSSLLNALAGAELAIVTPIAGTTRDKVQQTIQIEGVPLHVIDTAGLRDSDDEVERIGIARAWDEIAAADAVLFLHDLTRVEQPDYAAADADIAHTLKDKLPPQVPVIHVWNKTDMAAADVQARHTTRLDATQVALSARTGDGLDALRKRLLEVAGWQSAPEGLYLARARHVEALQAVQAHLELADEQLAAQAAHLDLLAEELRLAQVSLNSITGEFSSDDLLGVIFSSFCIGK; translated from the coding sequence ATGCTTCCCCGCCACAACGACCCCATTGCCGCCATTGCCACCGCACCGGGGCGTGGTGCCGTGGGCATTGTTCGGGTGTCGGGCAAAGGCATTGCTGCGCTGGTGCGCCGGCTGTGCGGCAAGGACCTGAAACCACGCGAAGCGACTTATCTGCCTTTCAAGGATGCGGCAGGCTCGCCCATAGACCATGGTCTGGCCATCTATTTCCCAGGCCCGAACAGCTACACCGGCGAAGATGTGCTGGAGCTGCAGGCCCATGGCGGCCCCGTGGTGCTGCAGCTGCTGCTGGCGCGCTGCCTGGAAGCGGCCCAGACCCTGGATGCCCACGGCACGCCGACGCTGGCCGGACTGCGTCTGGCCCAGCCGGGCGAGTTCACAGAACGAGCCTTCCTCAACGACAAGATCGATCTGGCGCAGGCCGAGGCGATTGCCGACCTGATCGACGCCAGTACCGAGGCAGCGGCGCGCAGTGCCAGCCGCTCGCTGTCGGGCGCCTTCTCTCAGGAAATTCAGGTACTACGCGAGGCCCTGGTGCACCTGCGCATGCTGGTCGAGGCGACGCTGGACTTTCCCGAAGAGGAAATCGACTTTCTGCAAAAGGCCGATGCCTTTGGTCAACTTGAACGCCTGCAGGCCCAGGTCGCCACCGTGCTGGGCAAGGCCCATCAGGGCGCACTGCTGCGCGAAGGCATCAAGGTGGTGATTGCCGGGCAGCCCAATGCGGGCAAAAGCTCGCTGCTCAACGCACTGGCCGGGGCCGAGCTGGCCATCGTCACGCCCATCGCAGGCACTACACGCGACAAGGTGCAGCAGACGATTCAGATCGAAGGTGTGCCTCTGCATGTGATCGACACCGCAGGCCTGCGCGACAGCGACGACGAAGTGGAGCGTATTGGCATTGCGCGTGCCTGGGACGAGATCGCCGCCGCCGATGCCGTGCTGTTCCTGCATGATCTGACCCGTGTGGAGCAGCCCGACTATGCGGCGGCCGATGCCGATATCGCACACACACTCAAAGACAAACTGCCTCCACAAGTGCCTGTGATCCATGTCTGGAACAAGACCGATATGGCGGCCGCCGATGTGCAGGCCCGTCATACAACCCGGCTGGATGCCACACAGGTCGCCCTGTCAGCGCGCACCGGCGATGGCCTGGATGCGCTGCGCAAGCGCCTGCTGGAAGTCGCGGGCTGGCAATCCGCCCCCGAAGGCCTGTATCTGGCCCGCGCCCGCCATGTCGAAGCCTTGCAGGCCGTGCAAGCCCATCTGGAATTGGCCGACGAGCAGCTCGCCGCTCAGGCCGCCCACCTGGACCTGCTGGCCGAAGAACTGCGTCTGGCCCAGGTCTCGCTGAACTCCATCACCGGCGAATTCAGCTCCGACGACCTGCTGGGCGTGATCTTCTCCAGTTTCTGCATCGGCAAATAA